GATTCTCACTTCCATGGGGGTAGTTATGTGATTACGCAGAAATATCTTCATGATTTAGAAGGCTGGAATAAATTAAAAATAGAGCATCAGGAAAAGATTATCGGGCGGACAAAGCTTGAAGATATTGAGTTGCCTGAAGAAGAAAAACTTTCTTTTGATGATAAACCATCTTGTGCACATAATTCTTTGAACACGATTGAGGTGGATGGCGTGCAGATGGATATTTTGCGTGACAATATGCCTTTTGGAAATGTCAGTGAAAAAGAGTTTGGAACTTTCTTTATTGGTTATGCGGCGCAACCAGCAGTGACGCTCCAGATGTTGCATAATATGTTTATTGGTCGTCCAGAAGGGAACTATGATCGTATTTTAGATTTTAGCGTTGCAAAGTCAGGAAATCTATTTTTCTGTCCAACACAAAGCTTTTTAGATCAGATTGAAGCTTAAAAGCTTTTTTTCCTTTAAAGAAAAATTTTAATGTTAAAAATGTTCTTGAAGTAGTGTGTAAAGCACTTACTTTGGGAGCATTTTTTATTTATATTCCATAAAAATATTTATTTTGTTATCAGTGATATTTGGCTGTCCATTTCTTTTTTAGACTTCTAGGCGAATAATTTTTTATGGTTGTTGTTTATAATTCAAATGATACACATAATCCTAATGCGTACCTGACACTTGGTATAAATTGGGCAGCGCAAGAAGCTTTTGGAAAAGAAAATATTCTTCTAGCGGATACGCATACGCTCGCAAAAATAGCGGCCAGTGGCCAGCATTCGACACTTTTAGTTCTGGATGGGCAGCGTTTGGATCGTGCCTTGCTGCGCCGTGTAAAACCTGCTTTTTCGACATTAATTTTATGGACATTTGAAGATCCTTTTATGCAGGATCTGAATTTAGAAAATGCAGGATTATTTGATTTTATTTTCTCAAATGATCCAGAATCTGCTTCGTTTTACGGTGCAAAAGGGCATTATCTCCCTTTAGCGGCTTCTACAAAACTGCATACGCGTGCTGTTCGTACAGCCTCTGAGCTAGATTATGATATATTTTTTGCGGGTACGATGTGGCCAAATCGTACCAAAACGCTCACAGAAATTATTGATGCTTTTCCGGATGCACGTCTAAAGCTTGTTTGCCCCGTCAATCCATATCTCCCGCCACTGCCTGAAAAAATTGCTTCCCTTGCGCTTCAGCGTCCCATTAGCCATGAGGCTTTTGTTGATTTTGCTAATGCAAGTGCTGTGACAGTGACGTTGTTCCGTGATTATGCAAGCAGTGGGGATGTTGGGCAGGCTACCGCTCCAGGACCTCGTTTTTTTGAACTTGCTTTAGCTGGGGCAGCACAGGTTGTAGAGTCTGTTCCACGTATGAATCGAGAATATTTGGAGGTTCTTGAAGGCATACAAATTGCCGATGATTCAACAGCTTTGATCCAAGAAATTCGTAAACTTTTAGATAATAATTCCAAAAGAGCCCGTATCGCCAGAAAGGCTCAAAAATCTGCAGAAAAATTCCATCTCTATGAACATCGTTTGCAACAAATTGCCGATATTACAAAGGCGGATTTTTCTGCAAGGCCAGAACATGCCGTTGTGCCATTGATCCGCAGGCGGCGTTTGCGTGTGCTGCTCTGTACCCATTCCACCATTTACGAGCCGGATTGGGGTGGAGTTGAGGTTTACCAGCAGACACTTTGTTCACTTTTAGGCCGTGAAGTTGAATTTTTCTATTGGTTGCGTCGCAATGGTGCTTGTCGTTTAGTGGATGCATCTGGGGTCGAAGTAGAGTGTTTTGAGCTTGCAGATGCTACGCCTTGGGATGATGTTCTCTGTGATGGCACAGAGGAGCAACTTTTTTCAGGGATTATTTCTCAGTTTAATATTGATGTGGTTCATTTTCAGCATCTTGGCCATCATGCCCTGTCGTTACCAATGATTGCGAAAGCATCTGGCGCTGGTGTGGTCTTTAGTATGCATGATTATTGGCTGATTTCAGCACGTTATAACCTTTTAAATCCAGAGATTCGTCATAACGAAGAAGAGTTTATGTCCGTTCTCTCAATGGATATGATGCACTACCGTTCGGAGAAGATTCCACCGGGTGGAGAGCAGACACGTCGTGCTTTTATTTCACGCATGATTCATGATATTGATGCGTTTTTATTTGGAACGGAAAGCTCCAAAAAACTTCTTTTAAATGTCTATCCAAAGGCAGCGGAAAAAATTCTAAAGGTGAATGGCGTTCCAGCACCTGAAGGCACTTTTTTACCGCCATCAAAAAAATTCAAACCGCTTGAAGGAAAACCCTTAAAAGTTATCATTCTTGGTAATTTTTTACGTTCAAAAGGGGCAGATTCTGTTCTTTCTGTGATTGAAATGGCAAATCCACGTCATTTCGAGTTTTATATTTTAGGTTTTGTGCATCCTGAATACCAGTCTGTTCTCAATGAGCTTAAAAAGGATAACCTCCATATTCTTGGGCGTTACGATATGGGAAATATGTCTGAGCTTAAGGGGGCGGATGTGATGTTTGCGCTTTCCATATGGCCCGAGACCTATTGCATTTCCCTTTCCGAAGCATGGCGTTATGGGCTTATCCCTTTTGTGAGTGATGTTGGTGCTCTGGCAGATCGGGTTGAAGAAGGGGTGACAGGCTTTAAAGTGCCAATTTCTCGGCCAGATGTTTTGCTTCAAAAATTAGAATATTTAAGAAGTAATGATGCGCTTAGAAAAAAAGTGATTGAGGCTCTATCTGACAATCTTTGGGTTGATAATACAGAATATAGCAGGGATCTTTTTAAACTTTATCAAGAGGTTGCGCCACGTTCTGAAATGGGGACGGCAGAAACAGCCTTGGATATGGGAAGATTGCATTTTCTGCCACATGCTTCATGGCGCAATCAGGCACCGCCACGTCATATTTTTGATCCGCCTGTAACAAGGGATATTGGGGTTGATTTACCTGTAGCGATTACGGATTGGCAGGGGATTCAAGGGGCAGAATGTTATTTAGATGATATTTGCTACCAGATGACCGATATCAAAAGTTTGGAATATTTTAAACCTTCGGACAGTCTTCATTTGAGGGGATGGTTTTTTAATCCAACAGTTGGTTCTGCAGGGAAATTATTTATTGTTCTTTTGCCAGATAATGACTTGGACATGCCAATTTTTGTGGAAACCGTTCGGGAAGTCCGTAGCGATATTTCAAAAATCTTCGCAGAGGCACCACGCCGTTCAGGATTTTCTGGAGAGTGGGCACTGAGAGGAAAATGGTGCGAAGGGGTACATCGTTTAGCTGCCGTAAATGTGGTGAATGGACGTGCCTCCTTACAGCTTTTCCCTTTTAAAATTATGGTTAAAGGCGGAAAAATTTCAGCAGCCATTCAAAAGCCGGCTTCTAATCAGGAGATTTCGAAAGCTTTTGAGCGGATCTCTTCATGCGATGGGATTACACGTGGGGTTCGCTTAAGACATCTGCCAGGAGAACAGAATTATTTGCGCCGCGATCTTTCTCCGGCTTATTTTATTGATGATTTCAGTATTATTACCGCCTCAGATAATGAGGCTGATACGGGTGCACTCTTCTTGCGTGGGTGGGTTTGTTTCAATGATTTAGATCGTTCTGGCAATTTCTTTGCGGCTTTGGCTAGTGAAGAAAGGGAGGAACTTTTTTTCTTTGCCTTAAATAGAACACCTCGTGGAGATGTCCGGGTGATTCATACAGAGGCGCCTTTATGCTCCGGTTTTGAAGGGATGATTAAAGGATGGCGTGGCTGTGAAGGAAGTGAAAAACCCCTTAATGGTGCTTATCGACTCGTCTTGTTGACATTGATCGGGGATGGCTATGCTTTTGTGTCAACGGATTTGGCAGTCTCTTTTGAAGAGGGGCGTGCACAAAAAGTTGAAAAATCTCCAGGAAGTATAGATCAGATTGAGAGCTTAATTGAAAAGGCAGCAACAAAGGCGCAGGAAACTTTGCCGGCAGCTTTTGTCGAAAATATTGAAATAGCGACATCTTAAAAGTATTTTTTGATAAAAATTTCATTCGGATAAGAGAGAGGATCTGATGGCAGAGAAAATATTGCTTTTTGCGCCTTCCTCTGAGGGAATGAAACTTTCTCCTTGGCGTTTTTTTGATCCTGAATGGTATAGCCAGTACTATAGTGGTCTTCGAGAAGCTATGACAGAACAGGGTTATGGCGAGAAGGATTTCTTATCCTTCTATCAAGAGGTTGGCGTAAAATGGGGGCATTCTCCCAATGTTTTTTTTGATGAAATTTGGTTTAGATCGCTTCATCCTGATTTTTTAAAGACAGTTAATGAAGATAAAATAGTCTCTGGATTCCAATTTTACTGTGAAAAGGCAGGGCAGGAAAATTCTCCCCATTGGCTATTTGATGAAACCTTATACGCACGACAGGTTTTTGCCGCAGGGGTTACGAATTTTAAAGTTCTAGGTTTTGAAAATGGCTGGGCGCATTATCTTGCAGAAGGTGAGAAAGCAGGATTTGCGCCAAGCCCTTTTTTTGATCTGGAGCTTGTCGGCCGCATTGCTCGTCGATATCCTGCTTATTTTAAAGGGAAAGGCCTTTTAGAAGGTTGGTTAGGTCTGCCACCAAAAATCGCTGATTTATACCGTGTTTCTTGGTATTTCGATCCACGTTTTTATCTTGAAACTTATCCAGAGGCGGTCGCAGAAATCGCCTTAGGAAAATTTGTAAATGCCCTTCATCGTTATCTTTCACTGGCTCCTTTAGGTAAAGAAAATCCCTCGCCTTATTTTGACGAGATATATTATCGCCAAGCCAATGCAGATATTATTCCTTTTATTGAACGTGGTAATTTTCACAATGGATTTGATCATTTTTTGCGTTGTGGCGCAAAAGAGGGGCGCTCTCCCTTAGCAGAAATAGATTTAAAAGCGTATGGCGCTTTGCCGATTGTCCGTTCGCAATGTCAAAGTGGTGCATGGGATTCAGGCTTTGAACGTTTTATTGCTGAAAAAAATGGTTGTGCGGCAGAAAGTGGTTTTTTTAGTGCGCCTTTTTCAGAGAAGCAGACGAAAATTTATTTTCGAGAAAGTGCAAAAGAAGTTTCAAAATCTTTGATTCTCAAGGCTTCTGAATCAGAGAGTAAGCTTGATTTTTCTTGTCTTGAAATGCCAATTTTAAGCGTGATTATTGTTGCCTATAATCAAATTGATTTAACGTTGCAGACTCTCTTTTCTCTTCGGAAAAATTATCAAGGGAACATCGAGGTAATTCTTGTAAATAGCGGCTCTTCAGATTTTGTAAGAAAAATCTCTCTTCTTCTAAAAGGAGTGAGGATTGTGCATTTTGAAGAAAATATTGGTTATTTACGGGCTTGTAATCACGCCTTTTCTTTAGCAACTGCATCTAAAATTCTTTTATTGAACAATGATGTTCGACTTTTCCCCCAAGCTATTGAAAAAAGCCTTTCCCTTATGGAAAGTGATTTTGCTATAGGCGCTGTTTGTGCACGTTTGGTACGTCCACCAATGATTTTGCAGGAGGCCGGCTCTATTCTTTGGCAGGATGGTTCTGCTTATGGTTATCGCCGTGAAGATAATCCGAACATATCAGAGGCGCTTTTTCAAAGAGAGATTGATTATGGGTCTGCCGCTTTCCTCTTGCTTTCAAAAAAATGGGTCGAAAAATTAGGTGGATTTCTTTTTGATGAGGATTATCTTCCAGCTTATTTTGAAGATACAGATCTTTGTGTCAGGTTACGTAAGGCAGGGGCACGTGTACTTTACGAGCCAAGCTGTTTGGTTGAACATTTAGAGTTTGGAACATCAGGTTCCGAGGATTCTCATACGTTGATCCAACGAAATTTGCGAAAATTTATTCATAAGCATCAAGATTGGCTTAAAGAGCGTCCTCAAAGAACGGTTTTAAATGCTTTAAAAGGCAGAGATCCAGTCCTTTTTGGGAAAAAAGGGAAGGAACGCCGTCAAATCCTTTTTATCGAAGATGTTGTTCCTTTGCATCGCTTGGGCTCCGGCTATGGCCGCTCAGCCGATATTATTCAAGAAATGGTGCATTTAGGTTGGAAAGTGACGATCTTCCCTATTTTTAAAACAAGGGAGCCTGCTTGGCGTTTCTTAGGTGAGTTTCCAGATAATGTTGAAATTATGTCCGAGTGGGGATTGGAAAATCTTAAGGATTTCTTAGAGGAGCGCACAGAGCTTTATGATCTGATTTGGGTTGGCAGAACGCATAATTGGGTAAGGGTTCGTCAATATTTCAAGCGCTTGAATTTAAGCTGGGCATCTTTGCCAGTTATTTTAGATACAGAAGTTGTTGCCGCACCACGCACGCTTACCAAGAATTTTCTTGAGGAGACTTCTTTGGAGAAGTCTTTAAAAAGCGCGCATGATGTGAGAGATTTAAAGAATGAAAAGCTGCGGGCACTTTTAGAGGATGAGTTTAGGATTACACATGATTGCACAGAAATAATCTGTGTGAATGAGGATGATGCGTCTCTTGCAAAAGAAGTGGCTTGGCCGCCTGTCAAAGTCCTTGGGCATTTAATGCCTTCTTTTAATAAAGGGGAAGATTTCCAAAAGAGGGACGGTCTTCTCTTTTTTGGGGCGTTGCATAGTCAGGATTCCCCAAATTATGATTCCCTTTTATGGCTGACACAGGAAATCTTGCCAGAA
The sequence above is drawn from the Acetobacteraceae bacterium genome and encodes:
- a CDS encoding glycosyltransferase translates to MVVVYNSNDTHNPNAYLTLGINWAAQEAFGKENILLADTHTLAKIAASGQHSTLLVLDGQRLDRALLRRVKPAFSTLILWTFEDPFMQDLNLENAGLFDFIFSNDPESASFYGAKGHYLPLAASTKLHTRAVRTASELDYDIFFAGTMWPNRTKTLTEIIDAFPDARLKLVCPVNPYLPPLPEKIASLALQRPISHEAFVDFANASAVTVTLFRDYASSGDVGQATAPGPRFFELALAGAAQVVESVPRMNREYLEVLEGIQIADDSTALIQEIRKLLDNNSKRARIARKAQKSAEKFHLYEHRLQQIADITKADFSARPEHAVVPLIRRRRLRVLLCTHSTIYEPDWGGVEVYQQTLCSLLGREVEFFYWLRRNGACRLVDASGVEVECFELADATPWDDVLCDGTEEQLFSGIISQFNIDVVHFQHLGHHALSLPMIAKASGAGVVFSMHDYWLISARYNLLNPEIRHNEEEFMSVLSMDMMHYRSEKIPPGGEQTRRAFISRMIHDIDAFLFGTESSKKLLLNVYPKAAEKILKVNGVPAPEGTFLPPSKKFKPLEGKPLKVIILGNFLRSKGADSVLSVIEMANPRHFEFYILGFVHPEYQSVLNELKKDNLHILGRYDMGNMSELKGADVMFALSIWPETYCISLSEAWRYGLIPFVSDVGALADRVEEGVTGFKVPISRPDVLLQKLEYLRSNDALRKKVIEALSDNLWVDNTEYSRDLFKLYQEVAPRSEMGTAETALDMGRLHFLPHASWRNQAPPRHIFDPPVTRDIGVDLPVAITDWQGIQGAECYLDDICYQMTDIKSLEYFKPSDSLHLRGWFFNPTVGSAGKLFIVLLPDNDLDMPIFVETVREVRSDISKIFAEAPRRSGFSGEWALRGKWCEGVHRLAAVNVVNGRASLQLFPFKIMVKGGKISAAIQKPASNQEISKAFERISSCDGITRGVRLRHLPGEQNYLRRDLSPAYFIDDFSIITASDNEADTGALFLRGWVCFNDLDRSGNFFAALASEEREELFFFALNRTPRGDVRVIHTEAPLCSGFEGMIKGWRGCEGSEKPLNGAYRLVLLTLIGDGYAFVSTDLAVSFEEGRAQKVEKSPGSIDQIESLIEKAATKAQETLPAAFVENIEIATS
- a CDS encoding glycosyltransferase, producing MAEKILLFAPSSEGMKLSPWRFFDPEWYSQYYSGLREAMTEQGYGEKDFLSFYQEVGVKWGHSPNVFFDEIWFRSLHPDFLKTVNEDKIVSGFQFYCEKAGQENSPHWLFDETLYARQVFAAGVTNFKVLGFENGWAHYLAEGEKAGFAPSPFFDLELVGRIARRYPAYFKGKGLLEGWLGLPPKIADLYRVSWYFDPRFYLETYPEAVAEIALGKFVNALHRYLSLAPLGKENPSPYFDEIYYRQANADIIPFIERGNFHNGFDHFLRCGAKEGRSPLAEIDLKAYGALPIVRSQCQSGAWDSGFERFIAEKNGCAAESGFFSAPFSEKQTKIYFRESAKEVSKSLILKASESESKLDFSCLEMPILSVIIVAYNQIDLTLQTLFSLRKNYQGNIEVILVNSGSSDFVRKISLLLKGVRIVHFEENIGYLRACNHAFSLATASKILLLNNDVRLFPQAIEKSLSLMESDFAIGAVCARLVRPPMILQEAGSILWQDGSAYGYRREDNPNISEALFQREIDYGSAAFLLLSKKWVEKLGGFLFDEDYLPAYFEDTDLCVRLRKAGARVLYEPSCLVEHLEFGTSGSEDSHTLIQRNLRKFIHKHQDWLKERPQRTVLNALKGRDPVLFGKKGKERRQILFIEDVVPLHRLGSGYGRSADIIQEMVHLGWKVTIFPIFKTREPAWRFLGEFPDNVEIMSEWGLENLKDFLEERTELYDLIWVGRTHNWVRVRQYFKRLNLSWASLPVILDTEVVAAPRTLTKNFLEETSLEKSLKSAHDVRDLKNEKLRALLEDEFRITHDCTEIICVNEDDASLAKEVAWPPVKVLGHLMPSFNKGEDFQKRDGLLFFGALHSQDSPNYDSLLWLTQEILPELDMLNGGEEIRVTIAGFIGEDIDLLPLSGRKNLHFVGAVDDPEALFNQHRVFIAPTRYAGGLPYKLHEAAARGLPIVATDILERQLGWKNGETLLSVPVGESKAFAKSALALNSDPILWEKLRENSLKAVYQDCDVKKFRKALAEVLEIVFKNIE